The nucleotide window GGTGGGGGACGTGCGGTGCGCCACCACCCCGCGCGGGTCCTCCTGGTAATTGTCGGGCGGGAGCCAGTTGTCCTCGGCGGTGACGAACGTCTCGAAGAACCGCCACGTCTTACGCCCGGTGCGGCGCAACTCCGCTTCATCCGCCGCCGCCAGCGGGGCCTCGGCGTCCTTCAGCGGCCGACTCACCAGCCACGCGACCACCGGCGACAGCGCCCACGCCACCAGCCACGGCCCCGCGGCCCACAGCGCCCCGGGACTCGTCCACGCGACCAGCGCGGCAAGTCCCACCGCGAGCGCCACCGCCTGCCACATCGACCGAACGAACTGTCGCAGCCCGCTCCCGAGCCGCGCCTCGGCGGCCGCCGCCGTTTCCCACTCGAGCATCTGCCGCCGGGTGACGAGCAGCCGGCGCAGCGTCCGCCCCACGGCGTCGAGCGCGAGCGCCGCTTGGTTCGGCAGGAACACCGCGGCCAGCACCACTTGCCAGAACGTCGCGGGCAGGCTCTGTCGCGCCCCGCGGAGCACCGCCCCGGGCGTCCGGCTCGATACGAAATCGAGCCCCTGGAGAACCAGTTGGAGCAGCAGCGGCACCGCGAGCACCGCGAGCGCCACGAGCGACCACGCCCACGCCGCCCCGGGAAGCACGGTCCAACCCAACGCGAGGAGCGCCACCAGCGCGGCCGGCATCAAGCTGCGCCGGAGGTTGTCGAGCACCTTCCAGCGGCCCAGCAGCGTAAGCACGTTTGGTTTGCGCCCGTCGGCGGTCGGAACGGTGAGCCCGAGCCACGGGAGCAGTTGCCAGTCGCCGCGCACCCACCGGTGCTCGCGCTTCGCGTAGGCGTGGTACTTCGCGGGGAAGTCGTCGAACACCTCCACGTCCGTGACCAGCCCGCACCGGGCGAAGTTCGACTCGATCAGGTCGTGGCTCAGGATGCTGTTCTCCGGGAACGCGTGTCCGGCGGTCGCGTGGAACGCTTCCAGGTCGTACAGCCCCTTCCCGGTGAACGTGCCCCACCCGAACAGGTCCTGGTACACATCCGACGACGCGCTCGAGTACGGGTCGATGCCCGCCGAGCCCGCAAAGATGCGGGCGAACAGCGACCGCAGGCCGGTCTTGTAGAGGAAGCTGACCCGCGGTTGCAAGATCCCGTACCCCGCGACCACCCGGCGCCCGTCGGCGGACAGCACGGGGCGGTTGAGCGGGTGCGCCAGCGTCGCAACGAGCCGCCGGGCGGCGTCGCGCGGCAGCACCGTGTCCGCGTCCAGTGTGAGGACGAACCGGGCCTCAATCGCCGCCGCGTCGCCGGTCTGAACCGTGTAACTGGTGCTCGTGTCCCCCTTCAACAGGCGGTTGAACTCGTCGAGCTTCCCGCGCTTGCGCTCCCACCCCATCCACGCGCCTTCGGACACGTTGAGCTGGCGCTTGCGGTGAAAGAGGAAGAAGACGTCGGCCTTGCCGCGGGCGTGCCGCTCGTTCAGCTTCCGAATCCCGTCGGCCGCGACTTTGACCAGCGCGGCGTCGTTCGGCGTCGTTTCCGTGGGGGCGTCGGCCCAGTCGGTGAGCAGCGCGAACCGGAACTGCGGGTCCGGGTTCGCCAGGTAGTGAAGCTCCAGCCGCTCGCAGAGCGCCGCCGCGCTTTCCGGTTTCGTCAGCATCCCCGGGATGACGACGATGGTGCGCCACTCGGCCGGCACGCCGGAATTGAAATCGAGCTTCGGCAGCACCCGCGGCGGGAGCACCCGGCACACCGCCGCGTTCACCACCGCAACCGCGACCTCGCTCGCGGGAAGCAGGACCGCGAGCCCGACCAGCACGAGCAGCCACACCGACGACGTGACGAGAGCCGTGAGCCCGACGGCGAGAGCGACCAGCGACACCGTTATCAGCGTCAGCCCGCCGAAATACGTCAGATTCGGGCGGTCCGTCAGGAGCGCGCGCCACCGGTCGCGGAACTTGAACCGGCACCCCAGCGCGCGGGCGAACGCGCCCCGCCCCTCCGCAACGAGGTGGTATCCGAGGTGCCGCTCGCGCGGGGAGGCGCCCTGCGCGGCCCGGGCGAGCGCGTGCCGGGCGACGTCCGCCTCGTCGCGCCGGGCCGCCTTGGCGAGTTGCTCCACGGCCTGGCGGTAGCGGTCGCGGGTGGCCGCGTCCTGGTGCCGGTACACGCCCGTCGGCTCGGCGCGGAGCGCCTCCTCGACCAGACTCGCGTGCTCGAAGAACTGCCCCCAGTCGATCGCGTTCAGCAGGCGCAGGCTGGTGACACAGTTCCCGACCGAGACCTGGTTCGCCGCCTGCCGCCGGTGCTCGCGGCGCAGCACCTCGCTCAGGTCGCCGGGCACGTCCGAGATTCCCGGGTTCGTTTCGCTGAGGTCGCGCACGGCCTGGTGCCAGCCGACCAGGAACGCATCGGAACTGCCTTCCGGGAGCGGCCGGTTGGCCCCGGTCTCGGTCCGGCCGACCCATTCGAGCGCCCGCGCCCGCTCGGTGCGGGTGCGGAGCATCTGGTCGGCGAGCCGGCGCAGGTTCTCGATCAGCGCGAGCCGGAGCATGATCGGCACCGCCCACAGTTCGCCGGTGGTGAGCGGAGCGACCTCCTGGTACGCGCGAACGAACCGGAGGAGCTGGCCGTCGTCGAGGTGGCTGTCGGTGTGGGTGACCAGTTCGACCGCGAGCGCGTAGACCCGTGGGTGCCCGCGGTGCGGCCCGTCCGCGGCCACGGGCAGTTCGTCGGCGTACCCGCGCGGGAGGTCGGTGCGCACCTCGCGGAGCACGTCCTCAATGACAAAGAAGTTGTCGAGCAGCCACTCCGCGTCCGGCATGAGCGGCTCGGCGCGGGCGGCCTCGGCCGCGGCGTCCCGCGCGGCGCGGAGCACCGCGGCGTTGTCGCGAAGCCGGGCCAGCAGCGCATGTGAACCCGGGTTCACATGCGCCGGCCCCGCGGCGAGCGAGCGGGCCAGGTCCGCGAGGCGGTCCGGGCCGAACAGGTCGCCGCGAAACGGTTCAGGAGTCGGTACTTGAGGAGAGGGGTCGTGTCGTTTGCTCGATAATGACCGTTCCATGCGCGCGCGATTCTCCCCGTGTCGAGAACTGACCGGGGAGCAAATCGGGTGCCGTGTAATCGATGTGCGAAAGCACCGCGCACGCACCGCGCATGAGCGAACTGGACAACCTGATCGGGTAAACGTGCGCGACTACGAGCCGAGATTACTCGGACCGAAGGCGCCGGGAAGCAGTTCGGCCAGCCGCTGGGTGATGACGCCGGGGCCGTCGCACACGCTCACGACGAGCGCGTTCGGTCCGAACTCGTTGATCACTTGCCGGCACCCCCCGCAAGGGGCCGTGGGCTCGGGCGTGGGCGTGTAGATCACGACCGCCGCAACGTCGGTGCGCCCGCTCCCGACCATCTGAAAGACGGCGTTTCGCTCTGCGCAGATCGTGAGCCCGTAGGACGCGTTCTCGACGTTGCACCCGTCGAAGACGGTCCCGTCGCCGGTGAGAACCGCAGCCCCCACCCGGAACCGGCTGTACGGGGCGTAGGCACGCGCCGCGACGGCCCGGGCGCGACGAATCAGTTCTGCGAGGGTCGAGTCGTCCAGAGGGGTCATACGTTCTCTCGCGTCGTGTTGACCGTTTGGATGCGCCACACTCTCCCTGCACCGGCGCGCCAAACGCCGCAGCCGGGCCGGCGATCAAATCCTGTGTGCGCGGCCTTAGCCAGAAAACGCTGCTGGGCTCACCGGTTGCTTTAACGTGTTAATTTACTAGCGACAGCCAAGGAAAACACAATAGCTTCGAGTTCCAGGTTCTAATTTGGCCCAGTGGCCGCCAAAACGCTCCAACGATTCGTGCCACTCGCAACTCTAATTGAAACTACTGGAATCACCTTCACACGCAGCCGCGGTCCGCCCGGCGCTCCGCCGCCGCAGAATTTTGTTCTCTCCGGATCGGCAAGACTCTGGAACCCGAGGGCCGAATTCGCGCCGGCGCACGAGGGTTCGCTCGCACCTCACGCCCCGCCTGCACCCGGGACCGAAAATGTCGCGCCGGATGCGAGGAGACCGGTGAGTGGCGACAGCTTGTTGTGCGAGCGGAGATTATGAGCCCGCACCGCAAACCGCAGCAATTTGTTAACCCGCGATTCGCGTTTTATGCTCTTAACACCTGCACGCGCCGACGGGGCACAAGCGAACGAGCGCAGCTCGCCGCGCGTAACCGAAGCGCCCCTCTGACGCACCGCCCCAGACATCGACCGAGTACAGACCGATGGTCGCAACACTACCCACCGCCAACACGTTCCCGCCCGCCGTGAGCGAGGCCGTCGAGGGCGCGGCGGCCACCTTCTTCAGCGGTTCGTGCGGGCTGACGCACGTCCCGGACGCGCAGATTGATGACGCCGTCGACCAGGCGGGCATCATGAGCACCATCTCGTTCGTGGGCGACATCCAGTGGGCGTTCGCGCTGGCGTTCCCCGAGGAGGCCGCGGTCGGACTCGCCCGCACGTTCGCCGGGTTCGACATCCCGTTCGACAGCGTGGATATGGGCGACGTGATCGGTGAGATCGTGAACGTGATCGCCGGGGACGTCGTCGGCCGGCTGGCGAAGCAGAAGATCGAGGCCCGGATGTCGCTCCCCACGACGGTGCGTGGGAGCAACGTGTCCATGATGATGCCCACGGACGCGCCCGCCACGCGGTTCGTGTTCTCCGGCCCGGCGGGCACGTGCTGGTTCGACCTGGTCGCGACGCCCAAGCCCCTGGCGGCGCCGGGCCAAGAGGAGAGCCCGGAGGCGGCCACCCGGTGGGGCGGTTCGGACCCGCCCGCGCCGCCCGTGACGCCCGCGCCGGTGGGCACCCTGGCTCCCGCCCCGGCGCCCGCCGCCGCCCCGGCACCTCACGCCGCGCCGGACCCGTCACAGGACGCCTGGGCCGCGGCGATGGCCGAGGCCGAGCGGCAGATGGCCGAGCAGGACGCCCTCGACGCCGCCGCACGCGCCGCCGGTCTGACGGCCGGCCCGGCGGTGCAAACCGTCGTCGTCCAGGGGGGCTCCCGGTTGATGCCGCTGGTGCTGGTGCTGGCCTGCGCCGGGTGGGGCGGGTTGGTCAGCCTCATTGCGGCCGGCGGCCCGCACGGGCCGCCGCCCGAACCCGCGGCCGCGGAGCACGCCGAGGGCGCGGCCGCGCCGAAGGCCCCGACCGCAGAGATCGACGAGCTGATCCGGAGCGACCAGTTCGACGACGCCCTCAAGGCGTGTTTCAAGGCCGCGAAGAAGGACCCCCGACCGAGCGAAACCGCGCTGACGCTCCGCGAGGCCCTGTGCCTCGAGGGCCAGGGCCGCTGGGGCGAGGCCGCCGGGGCGTACCAGCGCGCCGAGGCGGACCCGGACACGGTCACGTCGGTGGTCGCGCTACTCGGCCAGGCCCGGTGCGCCACGCAGGACGGGTCGTACGTGATCGCCCGCGCGCTGACGAACCGCGCGCTGCTGCGGTCCGGCGCCCCCGGCTTCCGCGGCACGGCGGTGCGCAAGGACATTCAACACCTCCAGGCGCGGATCGCGCTGCAGGCGGCCGGCGCGAAGCCGCTGCCCCGGGACGCGAGCGCACGCCCCCTGCTCTCCGCCAGCCCGACCAACGGGCTCGAATGGCTGCCGACGAGCGCGCCCCCCCCCACCCCGACCGGTGACACGTTCGAGGTGCACCGCATCCTCGGCGCGCCGAAAATGCTCCAGGTGAGCGGTAGCCTCTCCCGCCGCCCGGCGCTTGAGGTGCTCAACGCGCTCGCCGCCACCGCCGGCTGGAAGGTGCAGGTGAACAGCGACGCGGCCGCGCAACTGAAGTGGGCGGTCGGCCCGATCGAGATCGACCACCTCACGCTGCCCGAGTTCCTCAACGTCCTCATGGACGGGACCAGCGTCACGTGGGCGACGGACGGGGACACGTTGCGCCTGGCACTGCCGGCACGCAAGGAAGCGGCGCCAAAGAAGTAGTCACGCGCGCCAGCGGCGGGCCGGGCGCGCACCTTAAAACGGTGCGCGCCCGGCCCGCCGCTGGCACGGAGGCGGTCCGCACCCGAAGTGCCCCCCGCCCGGCGAACCGACGGACCGAAAGCGGTACCGCCGCCCAATTCCCACACTTCATCCCTGACATCACACCCCCGCGAGCCGTGCCCCGTTTGGCTCTTGAGACCGACCGGGGCGGTTGCGTAGTCTCAACAATGGGCCACGGGCAACTTGCGCCCCGCGCCCGCCGACCCGGTTGACAACCTCTCTGATGACCAAACAGCGAACGCGCGGCCCAAGCGGGGCCGCTCCGGTAGCATCGCACGGCACCGCAAACGGACCGGTCGCACACGCCCCCTTCGGACCGTGGCCGGTGCTGATCCTGTTGGGGGCGCTGTGCGCCGCGGACGACTCGGGCCGGCTCCCCCCGGGGGTGTGGGCCGCCGGGGGGCTCGCCATCGGCGCGGCCGCGGGCCTCGGGTTCGTGCGGCTCCGGCGGCACGAACCCGAGGCCCGCGCGACGGCGTACCTCCGACGGGCGATGGACGCGGTGGCAGACGCGGTGTTCGTCCTGGACCACCGGGAGCGGGTGCTCTTCGCGAACGCAGAGGCGGCCGCGCTCGCGGGGCCGCCCGCGGCCGAACTGGTCGGTCGTGAGGCGAACGCGTGCCTGCCCGCCGGGCTCGCGGACTGGCTCCGTCGGCGCGGCCCCGCGGGCCAGTCGGTCGAGGTGCCGGGGAGCGAGGGGCGGGTTTACGCCGCGCGCCGGGTCACCTGGTCCGCCGCTTCCGGGCCGCCGGGGGCGGTCGTGGTCGTGCGGGACCTCACCGACCAGAAGCGCGCGCAACAAGCGGCCGACCGGACCACGGCGTACCTGCGCGCCGCGCTGGACCGCCTCGCCGACGGAGTCGTGGTGTCGGACGCCGCCGGGAACCTGCTGGACCTGAACCCGGCCGCGGTGCGGATGCACGGGTACGAGCGGGTCGAACAGGCACGGCGGAACCTCGCCGCGCTCCGGGACACGTTCGTCCTGGCGCCGGTCGGCGGCCCGCCGCTGCGGTTCGACGAATGGCCCCTCTCCCGGCTGCTGCGCGGCGAGGACGTGGGCGTGTGCGAACTGACGGTGCGGCGCACGGACGTGCCGGTCGAGCGGGTGGTACAGTACAGCGGGACCCGCGTGCCCGGCCCCGCGGGCGGCACGGAGCTGGTGGTGGTCACGAGCCACGACGTGACCGACCGGCGCCGCGCCGAGGACGAGTTGCGGGCCAGCGAGCAGCGGTTCCGGGCGTTCGCCGACCACGCCGCCGACGCGTTCTTCCTCCACGACGACCGCGGCACGGTGCTGGACGTCAACCGCCAGGCGCTCGCGTCCCTCGGGTGCGAGCGGGCCGAGCTGGTCGGCCTCTCCCCGCTCGCGTTCGACCCGGACCTCACGCCGCAGCAGCTCGCGAACAACTCCGAGCGGTTAAACGCCGGGGAGACGATCGCGTGCGAGACCCGGCACCGGCACACGTCCGGCCGGGTCTTCCCCGTCGAGCTGCGGATCCGCCCGTTCACCGCCGGCGGGCGGCGCCTCGCCGTCACCCTCGCCCGGGACGTCACCGCGCAGGTCGCGGCCCGGGCGGCGCTGCGGGCGAGCGAGGAGAGTTACCGGCTGCTGTTCGAGTGCAACCCGCTACCGATGTGGGTGTACCACACGGAAACGCTGGCGTTCCTGGCGGTCAACCCGGCGGCGGTGGCGAAGTACGGGTACACGGCGGACGAGTTCCTGGCGATGACCCTTCGGGACATCCGCCCCGCCGAGGACGCGGCGCGGCTGCCGGGCGCGGTCGCCGCGGCGGGCGGGAAGCTGTCCGACTCGGGCGTGTGGCGCCACCGACTCAAGAGCGGGGACCTGATCCAGGCCCGCATCTACTCCCACCCGCTCGAGTTCCGCGGCCGGCCCGCGCGCCTGGTCATGGCGCAGGACGTGACCGCGCAGCTCGCGGCGGAGCACGCGCTGCGGGAGAGCGAGGAGCAACTGCGGCGCACGCTGGAAGCATCGGCGACGGGGCTCTGGAGCTGGGACCTGACCGGCGGCACGATCGCGTGGCAATCGGACCAGGTCCCCGCGTCGTTCCACCCGGGCGGGGCGTTCGACGGCACCGCACACGGGGTGGACCGGGTGCTCCACCCCGAGGACCGCGAGCGGGTGTGGGCGGCGGCCCGCCGGGCGGTCGCGGCCCGCGACCTGTTCGAGTGCGAGTTCCGGGTGGTGTTCCCGAACGGGGGCGGGCGCTGGGTCGCGGCCCGGGGCCGCGCCGCGTACGCCGACGACGGGCGGCCGGTGCGGATGCTCGGCACCATCACCGACGTGACCGCGCGCAAGACCGCCGAGCTGGAGCTGCAGCGGACGCGGGCGGTCCTCCAGAAGCTGGTCGATCACAGCCCGGCGCTGATCTTCATGACCGGGGCGGACGGGCGGTACCTGCTGTTCAACCCGCGGTGCGAGGCGGCGCTCGGGGTGCGGGCCGCGGACGTGCTCGGGCGGACGCCGGCCGAAGCGTTCCCGGCCCCGCTCGCGCGCAAAATCGCCGAGCGGGACGGCCACGCCCTCAGCACCGGTGTGCCCCAGGTCTCGGAAGAAACGGTACGCACCCCCGACGGGCCGACCCATTTCTCGACCGTCCGGTTCCCCGTCTCCGGCCCCGACGGGCGCGTCATCGCCCTCGGCGGGGTCGCGATCGACATCACCGCCCGGCGGCGCGCCGAGGACGACCTGCGCGCCCGCGAGGAGCTGTTCCGGCTCCTCGCCGACGAGTCCCCGCACATCATCTGGGTGAGCGACCGCGACGGGCGCCCCGAGTACACCAACGCCCGGTGGCGGGAGTACTCCGGCCGCACGGCCGACCAGGCGCGCGAGCAGGGCTGGGCGGGGGCCGTCCACCCGGACGACCGAGAACACTACCGGCGGTCCTGGCGCGAGGCGCGGGCGCGGGGGGGGGAGCACGAGGCGCAGGTGCGGCTGAAACGGGCCGACGGGGTGTACCGCTGGTTCCTCGCGCGCGCCAAGCCCGTGGGCGGGCCGGGCGGAACCCGCCGCTGGTTCGGCGCCGCCACCGACATCGAAGAGCAGAAGCAGCGCGAGGCCTCGCTGCTCCGGGCCGACGTCCAAAAGGACGCGTTCCTGGCGACCCTGGCGCACGAGCTGCGGAACCCGCTGGCCCCGATCGCCGACGTGGCCCACCTCCTGGGCTCCGGCGGGCTCGACGACGGGCGGCTGCGGGAGGCCGGTGCGCTGCTCGCGGGGCAGGTCCGGTTGCTCACCCGGCTGGTCGACGACCTGACGGACCTGAGCCGCGTGCGGCGCGGCGCGGTCGAACTGCGGTGCGAGCCGGTCGCGCTCGCGGACGTGATCCGAACGGCGGTCGAGACCAGCGCCCCGCACATCCGCGCCGCGGGGCACCGACTGTCGCTCGAGCGCCGCTCGGAGCCGGTGATCGTGCGCGGGGACGCGGTCAGGCTGGCGCAGGTCGTCTCGAACCTCCTGACGAACGCCGCCAAGTACACCCCGCCCGGCGGAAACGTCTGGCTCGCGCTGGACCGGGACGGAACGGAGGCGGTGGTCCGGGTGCGCGACGACGGCGCCGGCATCGACCCGGCACTGCTGCCCCGCGTGTTCGACATGTTCGTCCAGGAGCGGCGCCTCCAGGAACAGGCCCCCGGCGGCCTGGGCGTCGGGCTGACCCTGGCGCAACAAATCGTCGAGCTGCACGGGGGGGCGATCGACGCGCGCAGCGCGGGGCCGGGCCGGGGGGCCGAGTTCGTGATCCGGCTCCCGCTCGCCGCGACGAACGAGCCGCCCCCGCCCGGCCCGCAGCCGGCGCCCGCCGGACCGCTCCGGGTGCTCGTCGTGGACGACAACGAGGCCGTCGCGCAGAGCTTCTCGTGGGTCCTGTCGGGGTGCGGGCACACCGTTGCGGTGGCGCACGACGGCCCGCGCGCGCTCGCGTTGGTGCGCGAGTTCCGCCCCGACGCGGTGCTCCTCGACCTCGGGCTACCGGGGACGAACGGCTGCGGGGTGGCGCAGGCGATCCGGGAACTGCCGGAGGGGGTCGGGGCGCTGCTCGTGGCCGTCACCGGGTGGGGAACGGAGGACGACCGCCGGCAGACGCGCGGGGCCGGCTTCGACCACCACCTCACGAAGCCGGTGAACCATCAGGAGCTGACAGCACTCCTGGCAACCGTCTCACGGCAGCACGGCCAAGCGGCAACAGTTCGGAACACGTCCGGGTAAATGGGCGACCGTCTTGATCGCCGCCACAGCGAGGCCGGTGCAACACAAATGACGTTCACCCGCCCCGCACCGAGCCCAGCGACGTGAATACAAGCGGCAACCGCTGCTGCCTTCAAGACGCCGGGCGGGTCGTGGTCGAACCGCCGATATCAGCCCTTCCAGTTGCTCACATCATTGGGGTTGCGGAATCGACTTCAACTCGTTTCCGGCTGCCATCGGACCGCCCCTCGCCGACATCCCGATCACCCACGCCGACAAGCGGGCGCCTCGTGAACCTTCAGGACTGCGAGTCAAAAGTCGTCAAGTCAGCAAGTCGTACAGTCACAAACCATCATTATCACTGGATTTGTGACTGTACGACTTTCGACGATCGGACTTTTGACCCGAAGCTCTTCAGCTCCAGACATTTGAGTCGTATCGCCACTGGCCGGTAGGGTCCACAACCGGTGAGCAATCGGAACTTCCGCGCACCACCTCTTCACTACGGCAGGGGTACGTCTTTGAACTCGAACGGTACGGTCACATCGGCGAGTGGCGCGGGCGTTTCGTACACGAGCGCCCACCCTTTCCCGGTCGGGTTAGCGAACCCCGCCTTCGCGTTCTCGTCGAACCGATGGATGACGCGCAGCGGGCTCGTCTGTTCCGGCTGCGGAATCTCGTACTCGTCGATCGTTACGAAGTTCCCGTCCGGCGAGCGGAGCCGCAGCCGGTTGTCGCGGAGCCACGGTTGCCCCTCGAAGCTCTGAAACACCGGCTGCCCGGACGGGTAACCGAGTTCCAGCACGACCTCCCATGTGTTGCCTTTCTTTTGAAGCTTTTTTAGCGCGCCCGTCACGCCTCCCAACGTTTGCGGCGGCGGCAGCGCTCCACCGGGCGCCTCGAACTTAAACTCCAGCAGCCGGTCGGCGACGGTCGCGTGAAACGCCCCCGCGAGCGCGGTCAGACGCTGGGCCGTCCGCGGGACGCCCTCGATCTGCACTTTCATCTCGGCGGTCGCGCCGGACGGAAGCACCTGGGCCGACCCGCCCGTGTCCCGGAGTTTCGACCCCCGGTCGTCGGTCACCTTGCTGACCCGCGGCGTGGTGTCGATCCGGTACACCTTCAGTCGCGGCTCCCAATGGGCCAGCAAGGCGACCTCGTGGAACGTGGCGCCCGCGTCGAGCAGCGCGCGGCCGGTGACCCCCTTCGCGACCACCCGGAACGGACCGCTCGTAGCGGCGATCTCTTTCGAGTCGCCGCGCGGGAGCAGTTCCACCCGCGCCCCGCTCTCGCGCACCACGATCCGTGCGCCCGACGTGTCGGCGCTCTGCTGCAACGCGGACCAGAACGGCGCCTTGTCGAACGCGGCCCCGCACTTGGCGTTGACAAGCAACGGCGGTACCGCGATCGGCACCCCGGACTGCTTCGACAACTCCGCGACGACCTCTCCCAGCGGCGCGCCGGCCTTGGCGAACGTCACGGCGGTCGGGGCCGGAACCGGCGGCTTCGACGGTTCCGCCGCGGCCAGCGCCATGAGGGTGCCGAGAGTGAGGGGTATAATGGGCAGCAAGCGCATGCGTGGCTCCCGGTCTCGGGCGGCGTCCGGTCGTATAGACGACGCGGAAGGACCCACCTATCCTAACCTTGCTAGAAGAGCCGAGCCACTCGCGGTTCCTGCCCTGCCATCCGCCCGCTCACGAGGACGTTGTCGATGCTCGTCACCCCCGACGTGTTGGCACACACCAGCGCTCGACTCCCCGACGACGTGGACCCGCAGGAAACGACCGAATGGCTCGACGCGATGGAGGCCGTACTCAAGCACGGCGGTCCGGAGCGGGCGAAGTTCCTGCTCGAGACGCTGATCGCCGCGACCGAGCGCGGCGGGGCAAAAATGCCCGGCGGGATCACGACGCCGTACGTCAACACCATTCCGGTCGAGTTGCAAGCCCCCTTCCCCGGTGACCGCGCGGTCGAGCGGAAGATCAAGAGCATCGTCCGCTGGAACGCGATGGCGATGGTGCTCAAGGCGAACAAGAACACGAACGTCGGCGGCCACATCTCCACCTTCGCGTCGGCGGCCACCCTGTACGAAATCGGCTTCAATCACTTCTTCCACGGGAAGTCCGCGGACCACCCCGGCGATGTGGTGTTCTTCCAGGGCCACGCCAGCCCGGGCATGTACTCGCGGGCCTTCGTCGAGGGCCGACTCGACGAGATCAAGCTCACGAACTTCCGCCAGGAGCTCCAGCCGGGCGGCGGGATCTCGAGTTACCCGCACCCGTGGCTGATGCCGGACTTCTGGCAGTACCCGACGGTGTCGATGGGCCTCGGCCCGATCATGAGCATTTACCACGCGCGGTACAACCGGTACCTGCACGACCGGAGCCTGGCCCAAACGGACAAGGCCCGCGTCTGGGCGTTCCTCGGCGACGGCGAGTGCGACGAGCCGGAATCGCTCGGCGCGATCAGCCTCGCGGGCCGCGAGAAGCTCGACAACCTCACCTGGGTCATCAACTGCAACTTGCAGCGGCTCGACGGCCCGGTGCGCGGCAACTCGAAGATCATCCAGGAGCTCGAAGGGATCTTCCGCGGCGCCGGGTGGAACGTCATCAAGGTGGTCTGGGGGACCGACTGGGACGAGCTACTCAGAAACGACCACACCGGGGCGCTGTCGCGCCGCATGATGGAGGTGGTGGACGGCGAGTACTGCAATTACGTCGGCCGCGACATGCGGACGGCCGACGAGGTGAAGGCCGGGAAGCTGATCAGCGAGGAGGAGGACGCCGAGCGCCGCGGCCA belongs to Gemmata obscuriglobus and includes:
- a CDS encoding cytidine deaminase, translated to MTPLDDSTLAELIRRARAVAARAYAPYSRFRVGAAVLTGDGTVFDGCNVENASYGLTICAERNAVFQMVGSGRTDVAAVVIYTPTPEPTAPCGGCRQVINEFGPNALVVSVCDGPGVITQRLAELLPGAFGPSNLGS
- a CDS encoding chemotaxis protein CheX, producing the protein MVATLPTANTFPPAVSEAVEGAAATFFSGSCGLTHVPDAQIDDAVDQAGIMSTISFVGDIQWAFALAFPEEAAVGLARTFAGFDIPFDSVDMGDVIGEIVNVIAGDVVGRLAKQKIEARMSLPTTVRGSNVSMMMPTDAPATRFVFSGPAGTCWFDLVATPKPLAAPGQEESPEAATRWGGSDPPAPPVTPAPVGTLAPAPAPAAAPAPHAAPDPSQDAWAAAMAEAERQMAEQDALDAAARAAGLTAGPAVQTVVVQGGSRLMPLVLVLACAGWGGLVSLIAAGGPHGPPPEPAAAEHAEGAAAPKAPTAEIDELIRSDQFDDALKACFKAAKKDPRPSETALTLREALCLEGQGRWGEAAGAYQRAEADPDTVTSVVALLGQARCATQDGSYVIARALTNRALLRSGAPGFRGTAVRKDIQHLQARIALQAAGAKPLPRDASARPLLSASPTNGLEWLPTSAPPPTPTGDTFEVHRILGAPKMLQVSGSLSRRPALEVLNALAATAGWKVQVNSDAAAQLKWAVGPIEIDHLTLPEFLNVLMDGTSVTWATDGDTLRLALPARKEAAPKK
- a CDS encoding PAS domain S-box protein, with the translated sequence MLILLGALCAADDSGRLPPGVWAAGGLAIGAAAGLGFVRLRRHEPEARATAYLRRAMDAVADAVFVLDHRERVLFANAEAAALAGPPAAELVGREANACLPAGLADWLRRRGPAGQSVEVPGSEGRVYAARRVTWSAASGPPGAVVVVRDLTDQKRAQQAADRTTAYLRAALDRLADGVVVSDAAGNLLDLNPAAVRMHGYERVEQARRNLAALRDTFVLAPVGGPPLRFDEWPLSRLLRGEDVGVCELTVRRTDVPVERVVQYSGTRVPGPAGGTELVVVTSHDVTDRRRAEDELRASEQRFRAFADHAADAFFLHDDRGTVLDVNRQALASLGCERAELVGLSPLAFDPDLTPQQLANNSERLNAGETIACETRHRHTSGRVFPVELRIRPFTAGGRRLAVTLARDVTAQVAARAALRASEESYRLLFECNPLPMWVYHTETLAFLAVNPAAVAKYGYTADEFLAMTLRDIRPAEDAARLPGAVAAAGGKLSDSGVWRHRLKSGDLIQARIYSHPLEFRGRPARLVMAQDVTAQLAAEHALRESEEQLRRTLEASATGLWSWDLTGGTIAWQSDQVPASFHPGGAFDGTAHGVDRVLHPEDRERVWAAARRAVAARDLFECEFRVVFPNGGGRWVAARGRAAYADDGRPVRMLGTITDVTARKTAELELQRTRAVLQKLVDHSPALIFMTGADGRYLLFNPRCEAALGVRAADVLGRTPAEAFPAPLARKIAERDGHALSTGVPQVSEETVRTPDGPTHFSTVRFPVSGPDGRVIALGGVAIDITARRRAEDDLRAREELFRLLADESPHIIWVSDRDGRPEYTNARWREYSGRTADQAREQGWAGAVHPDDREHYRRSWREARARGGEHEAQVRLKRADGVYRWFLARAKPVGGPGGTRRWFGAATDIEEQKQREASLLRADVQKDAFLATLAHELRNPLAPIADVAHLLGSGGLDDGRLREAGALLAGQVRLLTRLVDDLTDLSRVRRGAVELRCEPVALADVIRTAVETSAPHIRAAGHRLSLERRSEPVIVRGDAVRLAQVVSNLLTNAAKYTPPGGNVWLALDRDGTEAVVRVRDDGAGIDPALLPRVFDMFVQERRLQEQAPGGLGVGLTLAQQIVELHGGAIDARSAGPGRGAEFVIRLPLAATNEPPPPGPQPAPAGPLRVLVVDDNEAVAQSFSWVLSGCGHTVAVAHDGPRALALVREFRPDAVLLDLGLPGTNGCGVAQAIRELPEGVGALLVAVTGWGTEDDRRQTRGAGFDHHLTKPVNHQELTALLATVSRQHGQAATVRNTSG